The segment ATTCATGTACTGTTAAAACACACACATCTAGATCGATTCAACAAGAAACTAAAACACAAGACTCTCTCCATTCATTTATTATTAGCAGAACTTCGAGCTATGTCTGTTCCTAAGAAGGTGAAAGCAAGCGACGTTCTACACATTGGTTCAAAGCGTATGTTTTGAGAGGAaacataaaatgatatgaacACACATACATACACGCAATTGAGAATTTCTGACTTTCTGAGATGTATGGTTTGCGAATATATTCTGAGATTCGTTAGTTCTGAATTTTCGTTACCCCAAGCTGTGCAAATGAGAGGCCTAACGACATGAAATGAGACATGTCTGCAGTGACACACAGTTACTATATTTACTATTTATGAGACTTAAGTATTGTTGACAACTTGCATAATCTTAAACCATTTCCAGATTTAGACATTTGGGGTTTAAGATATTCGCGTTTAGTCTTTAgggattatatatattttaggtaCACTAACAACcatgaaaacataaattaattcAGATTAGCTTGAACATGATCTTTGCATAAGCAACATGTTCGATTAGTTTCACATTAGTTTTACATTATGCAGTTAGCGTCCGTGATCAATCATTCAAATAccttaaaaaatgtattttatcaacaaaaaaaaaactattaaaagaaaaatacttgTAAAGAAAATTGAAGAttaattagaaaattaaatgaatataatGTGAAGATAAACAACCATCATATCTCTTTGTGATCTTGTTGATTGAGTACATTCTTTGTGATCTTGTTTCTACAGGTAGATTTATACTTGCTTTCACAGGCAGCATTTCCAACAGGAGGATTGTATTTCCAGAACGCGACATGGGTTGAAGAGACAAAGGAGAAGCATGTCATAGTCCACAACTACATTATCGGTTACGACAATAAGGTGAAACGCTTTCACGACTTTGGTCTATGGCTAGTTGATGATCATGCTTTTGAGTCCCCATTGGGAAAGTTAGAGTGAAATTTGAATGCCTTGTTATGTTATATGGCTAATACAAAACAGAGGTAAAGAAATGAGATTCGGAAGATGTATGTCTTGACATTATTCGAATTATTAATAGGTTTCTCTAGAGATAGAGGAACAGTGTTCCCTTATATGTATCTCATCTACCACTTTAGTCTTCACCGACTCTTGCATGATATCAGTCTGGATGCGTCAGATCAATTAGTGGAATTATCTTCGGCTTGGCGATCATTTGACCGGATCCAAGAAGATGCATGTGTTTATAAACACTCTTTTACGTGGCCAATGCCCAATGGTCTCTATGCTTTGCTTCTGGACGTTAAAAGAGTTTTGATGTCAATCAAGATCCCATTAATTTAATATTGTATTCAATGAAAGAAAGACAGACATTTAAATTGAAAGGACCCATTCTTCCTTAGTTATTgcattacataaatatatatattaatttgaaaaaaaaaaacataaggcACAAATGATTATGGTAGGTATAAGAAGGGAGCCTCCTGTTCAAAGAGGAACGCTGTGCAAGACTAGTGTCTCAACAGTGAGACCTGGTCCGAAACCAAACAAGACACCCCACTCCAACCCTTCTCCTGTCGTGGCCACACCATCTTCGGCGGACTTCCTCCTCATCTCGTCCAATATGAAGAGGACGCACGCGCTCGTCATGTTTCCGTACTCGCTCAACACGTGACGTGTGGCCCTCAGCTTCTCTGCCTTGAGTCCTAGCTTTTTCTCAACCTCATCAAGGATCGCTCGACCACCAGGATGGGCTATCCAGAAGAGGGAGTTCCAGTCGCTTATCCCCAGCGGTTTAAACGCTTCGTGTAGACTCTTTTCAATGTTCTTCGAGATGAGCCTAGGGACGTGCTTCAGGAGATGGAAGGTGAGTCCCGCTTCCCTCAACTGTAAATTTATAACGCCGTCCGAGTCTGGGAGGATGGTCTGCGCGGCAGACACCATCTCAAAGATTGGTTTCTCTCCCACAGAGATGTCCGGGTCCGAACCGACAACGAGTGCGGCGGCGCCGTCACTGAAGAGGGCCTGTCCGAGGAGGGAATCAAGGTGGGTGTCAGAGGGGCCACGGAAGAAGAGGGCTATGATCTCGGAGCAGACGACGAGAACACGTGCGCCACGGTTGTTCTCGGCGAGGTCCTTGGCGAGACGGAGGACAGTGGCCCCCGCGAAGCAACCTTGCTGGTACATCATGAGACGCTTGACAGAAGGACAAAGACCAAGGAGCTTGGTGAGCTGGTAGTCGGCACCAGGCATGTCAACTCCTGAGGTAGTACAGAAGACAAGGTGGGTAATCCTGGACTTGGGCTGACCCCATTCGTTGATGGCCTTCACTGCCGCCTCTTTGCCTAGCTTAGGGACTTCAACCACCACTAGGTCCTGTCGAACGTCGAGAGAAGGAGCCATGTAGGCGCACATGTTTGGATTGTCCTTCAGAAACTCTTCCGTCAGGTGCATGTGCCGTTTCCTTATCCCCGATTTGTCGCCTGTTAGTTGTTAAATAAATATGCGCTATTAGATTATATGAATCACATTGGTTAAAGTTTCCTTTTGCCTAACCATCGGTTTAGCTTCCTATCACTAAACCGGATGTATATATACTTTAGAGTGTATAGTTGTAAAGTTTAACTTGAGCATTTTATGTGAATAACAAACTTCTTTACTCTGAGCTCAAGTACACTAATATGCGCAAATATAAATGCCAAAAATACAGATGCAGAAATAGAATGTAGGGTTTGTTAAGACATACACATGCGCTTGAACTTCTCCTTAAGGTCGATCATGTGTTCGCTGTTGGTGATGCGGAAGTAGTAGTCGGGATACTCCGCTTGGATCACATGGTTCGCAGGGTTGGCCGTGCCTATCGCCAAGATACCTGCAGGGCCATCTGCTCTCTGTGCCTTTCTGATCTCGTCCAACGAAGACGGCGTGCACATCGCTAAGAGAGTTTGATCGATATGTGACTTTGTGTACTATGCAagttatgtgtatatattttagaaacatGCGGGGAGTGGGATTATATAATAAGATGACaaaggagaaaaaaagaaagggtACGTTGGATGAAGCACTGCATATCTCTAGGATAGCTCCCTTTTTTTGTGGTTCTCAGAGCATGACTAAGGATTTCATGGTTTTTATCATAATATAAGATAAggtcttttaatttttaactaaaaaaaactaataaacattttttagaGCATGTTTAATGCAAGTTTCTTAGCGAGATCtcttacttttaaaatataaaaaattaataaaaaatatgagaGATAAATAAGATATGTCTCTTATTTAAGACATCTCTTAGCTTAGTCTCTTATTTTCCCATTACGTGTCCTTTTGTAaatggtttattttattttattaaaataaattttaattatataattattttattaataaaagttaTCTAAGTGATTCTTATATCTCATATTTAAGAGACATctattagtttttttatttaaaagctaataaactatattttatattaagctAAGAACCTTATCATAAGAGACAtgcattaatcatgctcttagttACTTATCAAGAAAATTGAATGTGAGTTCTGTTGATTTATGTATAGACGCATCAACAAGtcatattaatttataagtttttatttattacagaGAAAATTACGTAATAAGACCTATGGATAAATTCATTACGACCCACCGTGTTAACCATTTGGATCAACCACTTGGATCGATTGTCAAATCTAAACTAGCCAAACAGCGATAATTTAACtcctaataaaaattaaattaagacCAATGTGTGTACCCCAAGAGATGTTTTGATTTCGATTAAAGATGTTGAGATTTTGCTCTCTGGAAGaaccttaaatttttaaaatggtgTTAATCAAATGAGAATAAGAATAAATCTATGTATCAAAGAAGAACAAAAGCCATGATCCTCCTCCTCTTCGTTAACAGTTCCGACGAAAATGAAACAAGTTGGCACAAATAATTCCGATAGATCCGAAACAGTGAAAAAATGTTTTGTGTTTATTgtgtgtttttaaatatttttcagttCTAGAGGTTTTCATACGAACACTAAGAAAATATGGAGCAGTCAGATTTTGTCCATGTAGCTTAGGGTATCTTCAATGGGATACAAAAATTTTCTCCatattttacactaaaatagaataactccATTATAGAATTGAATTTGTCcaaatggttcactctataatatagtgaaatatagaataatgttatttttttactacaaatatagaatgaaaAACAATATTACTCTGTATTTCACTTTATtatagagtaattctattatagaatgAACCATTAAAGCAAATTTAattcaattttataatagaattactctattttaaagtaaaatatagaaTACATTTTTGTGTACTATTGAAGATGGGTTTTAAACATATGTTCCATATGCAATGGACAACTAAACGCAATGGTAAATATTGGGGTCCACTCCAATTTTCCCCAACCAACTTTCTCCATGAATGCCTAGCTAATTTTTATAGTCTTAGTTATATGCCCATCAATATTTAactgtttttatattttgttttgatagtGTATCTTTTTTTTCCTATAGTGTAATCCTATATAGTTAATTGTGCTCATGGTAATaatatatgtaaatgaaactattTTCGCAATATATGATTTTTTGGCTCATTCGTGTTGTTTTCTTCAGAATTTTCTTTAGaactaaaaagaagaagaaatataagattttataaCGTTATCcaatttttatacatatattaagatTATTGATCTCTGATTTTAGCTAAATGTCTCATTTGACCATGACATACAAATGAGCTAAACTTATTACAGGAAGACATCGATTCTTGAAAAGCTTCAAATGATGATATGGACTTCAGAATGGACTTTTAGAATATGTTCACGACTATCCATATGGACATCACAAATTGGTCAACAACTTCACCGTGTCCATATGGACTGTAAAAACATGGTGAAATTTTAAGATTAGCTATGTGTACAAAATTACCAAAGACATGTTATTTTCGTCATCATATGGACAATATGacataaaaaatatactaatatCTAACAACATTTCTTAGACTAAAAGAAATTTACTAAGATACTAGTTGATCCATAATCAAACAACACATGAGACACACAGAGAAGAAAAGTATCTAGATAGTGGAGTCGACCAACTTAGTCTCTGAGAAACAAAGCATAACAGCTTCAAGGACAATGGTGTCTTTCACAAGGTATATCCCCTTTGATTCATCTTTTAGCTCCTCCAGTGATATCAACTCAGCTTTCCCATAACTATCTCCACTCTCTCTGGCATAAAACTGCCAAACTGTAGTCTACGGTCCtggttttcttatatatttc is part of the Brassica rapa cultivar Chiifu-401-42 chromosome A09, CAAS_Brap_v3.01, whole genome shotgun sequence genome and harbors:
- the LOC103836793 gene encoding chalcone synthase 3, with protein sequence MCTPSSLDEIRKAQRADGPAGILAIGTANPANHVIQAEYPDYYFRITNSEHMIDLKEKFKRMCDKSGIRKRHMHLTEEFLKDNPNMCAYMAPSLDVRQDLVVVEVPKLGKEAAVKAINEWGQPKSRITHLVFCTTSGVDMPGADYQLTKLLGLCPSVKRLMMYQQGCFAGATVLRLAKDLAENNRGARVLVVCSEIIALFFRGPSDTHLDSLLGQALFSDGAAALVVGSDPDISVGEKPIFEMVSAAQTILPDSDGVINLQLREAGLTFHLLKHVPRLISKNIEKSLHEAFKPLGISDWNSLFWIAHPGGRAILDEVEKKLGLKAEKLRATRHVLSEYGNMTSACVLFILDEMRRKSAEDGVATTGEGLEWGVLFGFGPGLTVETLVLHSVPL